CTCCTCGCGTTGCTACATAATTTCTCTGCATTATCCCCTTCAACTGGACGGTGAATAATGACCTTTACTGAACCTGAATTAAGATTGCCTTCCATTCCAGGAGGCATCAGCTTCCCTGTCCCAAGAAGAGTAATAGGAATCACAGGAACGCCCGTCTTTGCTGCGACACTAAATGCTCCTCGCTGGGAATAATAATAAAACATCGTTACTTCATGCAATTGGAAGGCAAGAGCATAATCGACATAAAAATACCTCTCATTTTAGGAAACCTAACCTTAAATACACCTAGTTTTCCATCTTTACTTCGAGTGCCCTCCGGAAAGAAAAATACGGATGCTCCCCTTTTCACCAAATCCACACACCGTTTAAGACAGTCCTGAATTCAACATGGAGTACAAGTTAGCAAACAATACAGTAAAAGGAAGACACTGATACATACACATCAGATAACCAATTTTGTGTAGTTATATATTTTTTCAACATTGGCCTGAATGTATAAAACAGAACTATCCATTTCACATAAGACGCCGGAGTTGTGTTAACAAAAATAATAGGGCAAAGAATTACTCAACAACATTTTTTCCAGTTGTACAGGTAATCCAGAACTCTTATTCAATTGCAAGATATTCTAAATGGCAATGTCTGCTGAAAAAGGAAAGGGTGAGGCCAAGGTCATACCAACTGGCTCCTGCTGTCCATACGCCGCAGAGGAATGACACCCAAGAGATACATTGCCCACCCAATAATTGGAATCATAAAGATACTGGTCTTGCTGATAAACTTGAAGCACCTTCCTAGAGTTAGAAGGGTATAGATATCCAAGAAGCTCTGATGGTTCGCAACATAGACAGCGGGGCTAGTATTTGGAGGTAGATTCTCCATTCCCTCGAATTCAAGCTTGTAGAACATGGAAATTGCCAAAGTAGCCCAAATCTTGGCAATGTAGTGCTGAGCCCTCCTGCGGTATCGGTCAAATAAGAGCACAAGTGGATGAACCACGACCATGGCTATAAACAAGACGATCGCCGCGGCAGAAGTCACCATGTAGAAGAAGACCCCTCTGATCCTCGAAACCATTTGCAGGTCTGGTTAAATACATAGAAGTAAGCACAAAGAAATCTAGCTCTACGATTCTCTTTAGTTTGTCAAGCTACATGATTTCAGACTAATTGTAGATTAGCTGGATATGATTTTCCTAATACGCCATATGTTCTAGTAAGTAGGGTGTAGTACTTCTTAAATCACCTGAAACACGACACACACATATAAGGGCATGTACAACGCGGGGCGACAGTGGGGGGCGCTAGGATTATTTTCCTGGACTAGGAGCGGTTGCACTAGCTAATCCTAGCGTCAGGTGCTGCGTCAACGCAAAGATAGGTAGCGGCGCTCCGTTTATGATGAAGTAGAAATCAGAGAAGAGAGGGTGCCAGCTGAAGGCAGTTTAGCAACTGATTTAGCACCCAGGGTTGGAAAGAGACGATGCTTATGTCATTTTAATTAGGTAATGCTGATTTTTTTCTCTATTAGCGTCTAGATAAGCGTCCACCATTGGACATGACCTAAGCTGCTACAAGACACACCGGTATGAGTTGCTACAAGGTTTGCAAAAGGCTTAACAGCTGCTGGTTCACCCTCTGAAATCAACCTAAAAAATATGCCGTCACCTTTAAGTAGGTAGAATTAGAAGTAAGCACTATAAGTCAACAATCCATCATATGATACTTAAACAGTTGGCACAAATAGTTTGATTGCGTCACCTATTTACTAGTACCAAAAATCATCTAGCTGGCGGAACATTAGCAATGGAATAAAACATGCGGGCTCAGAGAATTTTCCTGCGCTCCATAAATTTCATATTGCCACCCGATGCAAGAAAATTCAAGCAGGGGATACGACCACCTGCTTCAGAAGTTGAAAGCATTTCGCTAGCTCTAGAGAGGGGGACGAGGCCGGAAACCTGGGAGCACACGGGACGAATCGCCGGCACCAGCAGCGGCGGCGCCACCGGCGGCGACATACGATCTCGAAGCCGTCCGTCGCCCCCTCCCCTCCTGGATTACTCGCGGTCGCGGGTCGGGGCAGCGGAGCGCCAGGGAGACCCGCCGCGGCCGGCCCTTGACGCCGCCGCCAGCCACCACTGCGCAGAGGAGCGAAGACAGAGACCAAAGCAGATAAGGTTAGGATCGGCTAGCAGCATCGCGGGCGGGGCGAAGCGTCGACACGGGGCGGGGGCGTACCGTGCGCGGCGGAGGGCCCGGCGGCAATGGGCGGCGCGAAGGCGGTGGTGGCCGGCCTCGGCCAGAGGAGCGTCCCCATGTACGGACGCGCTGCGCGGGCGGTAACGATCGGCGGAGAGGCGCGCGGTTCGGCCGgcgagacggcggcggcggggcggggACGTGTCGTCAGATCCGCCGGGGACGGCGAGGCGGGGCGGGGCGCGGCGTGTGCGGTGGCGCGCACGTGGCGAACATAACATGGGGTATTTCGGGTTGGGCCGAGACGAGAGTAGAGAATCCGGAGCCGGAGGTGGGGGACGGACAAAGCTCAGCTCCCGTTGAGTGGATAAAGTCGAAGGTGGACTAGACTCGGCGAGCCGGCGGCCGGCGGTGCTTTGTTTCGTCGGTGTTTCCGATGTTCCCTTTTGCACGTTTCGTGGTCTGTTACTCTGTTTCTTTCTAATCTTGTTACGCCGAGTCAGAACAATGTGGAAATATTATCGTTAATTTTTATTTAGGCTAGTTTCTCAGCTAATACCATGCTCAGTTAGATCTTATAACGTTTGATTATATCATAATCGTGCATGTGAGTTGGGTTGCAAATGAGTTTTTTTCAATTGGAAGTGGAGTTGCAAATCTCAGTTGCAAG
This Lolium perenne isolate Kyuss_39 chromosome 1, Kyuss_2.0, whole genome shotgun sequence DNA region includes the following protein-coding sequences:
- the LOC127302525 gene encoding 1-acyl-sn-glycerol-3-phosphate acyltransferase LPAT1, chloroplastic, whose protein sequence is MGTLLWPRPATTAFAPPIAAGPSAAHVVAGGGVKGRPRRVSLALRCPDPRPRVIQEGRGRRTASRSYVAAGGAAAAGAGDSSRVLPDLQMVSRIRGVFFYMVTSAAAIVLFIAMVVVHPLVLLFDRYRRRAQHYIAKIWATLAISMFYKLEFEGMENLPPNTSPAVYVANHQSFLDIYTLLTLGRCFKFISKTSIFMIPIIGWAMYLLGVIPLRRMDSRSQLDCLKRCVDLVKRGASVFFFPEGTRSKDGKLGVFKRGAFSVAAKTGVPVIPITLLGTGKLMPPGMEGNLNSGSVKVIIHRPVEGDNAEKLCSNARSVIADTLLLHGYGVH